A region of Myxococcus stipitatus DSM 14675 DNA encodes the following proteins:
- a CDS encoding biopolymer transporter ExbD, producing the protein MGMSMGGGRGGMKSEINVTPLVDVVLVLLIIFMVVTPMMKRGKEVELPKAQQTEEDGPDPLILSMTPDKKLFVESEVSASDADFQKKLREAMRADPQRRLLLKADQSLTYSDVMKVMLLAKATGAEKVSLAVVEPKQDK; encoded by the coding sequence ATGGGTATGTCCATGGGAGGTGGCCGTGGGGGGATGAAGAGTGAGATCAACGTCACGCCGTTGGTTGACGTGGTGTTGGTGCTCCTCATCATCTTCATGGTGGTGACGCCGATGATGAAGCGGGGGAAGGAGGTCGAGCTTCCCAAGGCTCAGCAGACGGAGGAGGACGGACCGGACCCGCTGATTCTCTCCATGACTCCGGACAAGAAGCTGTTCGTGGAGTCGGAGGTGTCGGCGAGTGACGCGGACTTCCAGAAGAAGCTGCGGGAAGCGATGCGCGCGGACCCCCAGCGGCGGTTGCTGCTGAAGGCGGACCAATCGCTGACCTACAGCGACGTGATGAAGGTGATGCTGCTGGCGAAGGCGACGGGTGCGGAGAAGGTGTCGCTCGCGGTGGTGGAGCCGAAGCAGGACAAGTAG
- a CDS encoding phosphatase PAP2 family protein: protein MSGRHVAVTRLYGMLLLLLVCCLGFIALSDEVTEGETQDFDERVLRALRSPGDVSVPRGPWWLRPMAEDVTSLGGAPVLLLVTLAVLGFLVLARRYRTVLLVLVATVGGTLLNGGLKHLFARPRPSVVPHLQHVVSTSFPSGHAMLSAIVYLTLGGLLAQLAEPRRLKAYILTVALMLPLLVGLTRVYLGVHYPTDVLGGWVAGLAWALLTALTARALRRRSPALREEAHRVVE, encoded by the coding sequence ATGTCTGGGCGGCACGTGGCGGTGACGCGGCTCTACGGGATGCTGCTGTTGCTGTTGGTGTGCTGCCTGGGGTTCATCGCGCTGTCGGACGAGGTGACGGAGGGGGAGACGCAGGACTTCGACGAGCGGGTGTTGCGAGCGCTGCGCAGCCCTGGAGACGTGTCGGTGCCGAGAGGCCCCTGGTGGCTGCGTCCCATGGCGGAAGACGTGACGTCGCTGGGGGGCGCGCCGGTGTTGTTGTTGGTGACGCTGGCGGTGCTGGGCTTCCTGGTGCTGGCGAGGCGCTACCGGACGGTGTTGCTGGTCCTGGTGGCGACGGTGGGTGGGACGCTGTTGAACGGGGGGCTGAAGCATCTCTTCGCGCGTCCAAGGCCCTCCGTGGTGCCGCATCTCCAGCACGTGGTGTCGACGAGCTTCCCGAGCGGGCACGCGATGTTGTCTGCGATTGTGTACCTCACGCTGGGAGGGCTGTTGGCGCAGCTCGCGGAGCCCAGGCGGTTGAAGGCATACATCCTCACGGTGGCGTTGATGCTCCCGCTCCTGGTGGGCCTGACGCGCGTGTACCTGGGCGTGCACTACCCCACGGACGTGCTGGGAGGTTGGGTGGCGGGACTCGCCTGGGCGCTGCTGACCGCGCTGACCGCACGGGCCTTGCGACGGCGCAGCCCGGCCCTTCGCGAAGAAGCCCACCGCGTGGTGGAGTGA
- a CDS encoding histone deacetylase, which produces MSVWSWLRRWFPALRTEFVAIFYDEAYRLPLTGIENTVGVEPRGVDFTTWYLLEKHVVRPADVYRPRPVSYAELSRVHDAAYLESLGRPETLARIYAVDPSEVPVDTLLSNVRLVCGGTLGAARLAFGRRGPVVNMAGGFHHAAPGRGGGFCAVNDIAVALASLQSDGYEGQTVVLDLDAHPPDGTAECLAGNPKVWIGSLSGSDWGSLPEGVDETRVPDGISDDDYLTLLDGLLSRMPKADLAFVIAGGDVLAGDRFGRVGLSVEGARRRDQRIADALHGVPSVWLPGGGYHADSWKLFAGTVLVLSGMGGRRIKERYDPLSARYRRISRLLMREGTPLDDITITQEDLEGSLGLGGDPQPRVLGYYTAQSLEYALFRYGLLWQVERLGYSRPRVEVNATGAGDRIKVLGRAGGQEHLLVDVVVERRTIADEPYFFVNWLSLRHPRARFSERRPQLPGQEVPGLGLAREATEMFVLMARRLELTGVAFRPMWYHLAVVAKARFRFVDPARQGRFEALMRDLSQLPLLEATRAVADGRVLLGGEPYRWEPADMVLRLEPQPLDTDAVAAERERCHFTLEPRR; this is translated from the coding sequence ATGAGCGTGTGGAGTTGGCTGCGTCGATGGTTCCCCGCGCTGCGGACCGAGTTCGTCGCCATCTTCTACGATGAGGCCTACCGCCTCCCGCTCACCGGCATCGAGAACACCGTCGGTGTCGAGCCCCGCGGCGTCGACTTCACCACCTGGTACCTCCTCGAGAAGCACGTCGTCCGCCCCGCCGACGTCTACCGCCCCCGGCCCGTGAGCTACGCCGAGCTCTCCCGCGTCCACGACGCCGCCTACCTCGAATCCCTCGGCCGGCCAGAGACCCTCGCGCGCATCTACGCGGTGGACCCGTCCGAAGTCCCGGTCGACACGCTCCTGTCCAACGTCCGCCTCGTCTGCGGAGGCACCCTCGGCGCCGCACGCCTCGCCTTCGGCCGCAGAGGCCCCGTCGTCAACATGGCCGGCGGCTTCCACCACGCCGCCCCCGGCCGCGGCGGTGGCTTCTGCGCCGTCAACGACATCGCCGTGGCGCTCGCCTCCCTCCAGTCCGATGGCTACGAAGGTCAGACTGTCGTCCTCGACCTCGACGCCCACCCACCCGACGGGACCGCCGAGTGTCTCGCCGGCAACCCCAAGGTCTGGATCGGCTCACTCTCCGGCAGCGACTGGGGCTCACTCCCCGAAGGCGTCGACGAGACCCGCGTCCCCGACGGCATCTCCGACGACGACTACCTCACGCTCCTCGACGGCCTCCTGTCGCGCATGCCCAAGGCCGACCTCGCCTTCGTCATCGCGGGCGGAGACGTCCTCGCCGGAGACCGCTTCGGCCGCGTGGGCCTCTCTGTCGAAGGCGCGCGCCGCCGCGACCAGCGCATCGCCGACGCCCTTCACGGAGTCCCCAGCGTCTGGCTCCCCGGCGGCGGCTACCACGCCGACTCCTGGAAGCTCTTCGCCGGCACCGTCCTCGTGCTCTCCGGCATGGGCGGCCGTCGCATCAAGGAACGCTACGACCCGCTGAGCGCGCGCTACCGCCGCATCTCCCGCCTGCTCATGCGGGAAGGCACCCCGCTCGACGACATCACCATCACCCAGGAGGACCTCGAAGGCTCGCTCGGCCTGGGCGGGGACCCTCAGCCCCGCGTGCTCGGTTACTACACGGCGCAGTCGCTGGAGTACGCCCTCTTCCGCTACGGCCTGCTGTGGCAGGTGGAGCGCCTGGGCTACAGCCGCCCCCGCGTCGAGGTGAACGCCACCGGCGCCGGAGACCGCATCAAGGTGCTCGGCCGGGCCGGAGGCCAGGAGCACCTCCTGGTCGACGTCGTCGTGGAGCGCCGCACCATCGCCGACGAGCCGTACTTCTTCGTCAACTGGCTCAGCCTGCGCCACCCGCGCGCGCGCTTCAGCGAGCGCCGTCCCCAGCTCCCCGGCCAGGAGGTCCCCGGCCTGGGCCTGGCGCGCGAGGCCACGGAGATGTTCGTGCTGATGGCCCGGCGACTGGAGCTCACCGGCGTCGCCTTCCGCCCCATGTGGTACCACCTCGCCGTGGTGGCCAAGGCCCGCTTCCGCTTCGTGGACCCCGCCCGGCAAGGCCGCTTCGAGGCCCTGATGCGAGACCTCTCCCAGCTCCCCCTGCTGGAGGCCACCCGCGCCGTCGCCGATGGCCGCGTCCTCCTCGGCGGTGAGCCCTACCGCTGGGAGCCCGCGGACATGGTCCTGCGCCTGGAGCCCCAGCCGCTCGACACCGACGCCGTCGCCGCCGAGCGCGAGCGCTGCCACTTCACCTTGGAACCGCGCCGCTGA
- a CDS encoding DapH/DapD/GlmU-related protein, whose protein sequence is MDLDALRREQHKLRLSWMPWLYFSLKPRHREWAEAWQREVQQRLRDLETVEIAEGCFIAPEARVFAEPGRSVVIGPGCSIAADAFVHGPVVLGPRVSLNARVSLDGGAGGIRIGEGSRIATGATLYAFDHGLAPDRPVREQPVTSRGITVGADVWIGANAGVTDGVTLGDHAVVAMGAVVTRDVPPWAIVGGVPARVLGDRRERPRSGFPGGWEPEDQG, encoded by the coding sequence GTGGACCTGGACGCCCTTCGTCGTGAGCAACACAAGCTGCGGCTCTCCTGGATGCCGTGGCTCTACTTCTCCCTCAAGCCGCGCCACCGCGAGTGGGCCGAGGCCTGGCAGCGCGAGGTGCAACAGCGCCTGCGGGACTTGGAGACGGTTGAAATCGCGGAGGGATGTTTCATCGCCCCGGAGGCCCGCGTCTTCGCCGAGCCCGGCCGCTCCGTCGTCATCGGCCCCGGCTGTAGCATCGCCGCGGATGCGTTCGTCCACGGCCCCGTCGTCCTGGGGCCTCGGGTGAGCCTCAATGCCCGGGTGAGCCTGGATGGCGGTGCGGGCGGCATCCGTATCGGCGAAGGCTCACGTATCGCCACGGGCGCCACCCTCTACGCCTTCGACCATGGCCTCGCACCGGACCGTCCCGTGCGTGAACAGCCTGTGACGTCTCGCGGCATCACCGTGGGCGCGGATGTGTGGATAGGTGCCAACGCGGGCGTGACGGACGGCGTCACCCTGGGAGACCACGCCGTGGTGGCCATGGGCGCGGTGGTGACGCGGGATGTGCCGCCGTGGGCCATCGTCGGCGGAGTGCCCGCCCGAGTGCTCGGAGACCGTCGAGAGCGCCCTCGCTCGGGTTTTCCGGGCGGGTGGGAACCCGAGGACCAAGGGTGA
- a CDS encoding ATP-binding protein: MARRLQVLEGLLSEVVFQLDAQGRVTYLGPGWERLTGSLGAVFHGRLLVEAVHPVDRAAARVLLESVAGQQIPEARREIRLAVGDDARWVVLAARGVPGEPGEVVGSLLDIDSRRRAEEAVATRERYLETMVEVQRRMMPHQFPRDLYASVVEPLGRVSAASRVYVFEMHYGPDGVLLASQRAEWCEPGIPPNLEDPNMHGLPFMDALLPEQSAALMRGEPVQALPRGFTPVLAPMLEAQGVQSVLLLPVHVHGQLFGVIGFDNCREARPWGPIEVNLLSGAAGTLSLALEQRTDQALRVRTETTLRRTEAGVHLLIEAFPDPVMVHVGDGVLLSVNPALVQYLGYRDASEMLGRHVLELVREEDRSAAQLYLGHALEGKRAARAVEVPLVRRDGETVVADLVTLAVVFDGAPAWVTIARDYTERKRTQAQMMLADRMASMGLLAAGIAHELNNPLAYVLSNLEYLHSTLGPRARPLSPDDMVECRQVLDDAREGAERMRQIVRQLRVFSRVEETREEPVDVHRVLDSVIQMAASEVRPRARLVKTYGTVPQVRGNEGKLFQVFLNLVINAAHAIEEGQSETNEIRITTRPDEGSRVLVEVRDTGGGIPPEHLRRIFDPFFTTKSAGLGTGLGLSICDTIVTALGGHISVESSVGVGTTFRVALNAAFPQGEVVRPGL; the protein is encoded by the coding sequence ATGGCGCGGCGGCTCCAGGTATTGGAGGGGCTGCTCAGCGAGGTGGTGTTTCAGCTCGACGCGCAGGGACGTGTCACCTACCTGGGGCCGGGCTGGGAGCGGCTGACCGGCTCGCTGGGGGCTGTGTTTCACGGGCGCCTGCTGGTGGAGGCCGTGCACCCGGTGGACCGCGCCGCGGCGAGAGTGCTGCTGGAGTCGGTGGCGGGGCAGCAGATTCCGGAGGCGCGCCGGGAGATTCGCCTGGCCGTCGGCGATGACGCGCGCTGGGTGGTGCTGGCCGCGCGCGGTGTGCCCGGGGAGCCCGGGGAGGTGGTGGGCTCGCTGCTGGACATCGACTCGCGCCGCCGCGCCGAGGAGGCCGTCGCCACGCGCGAGCGCTACCTGGAGACGATGGTGGAGGTCCAGCGGCGGATGATGCCGCACCAGTTCCCCCGGGACTTGTATGCCTCCGTGGTGGAGCCCCTGGGCCGCGTCTCCGCCGCCAGCCGCGTCTATGTGTTCGAGATGCACTACGGCCCGGACGGCGTGCTGCTGGCCTCGCAGCGCGCGGAGTGGTGCGAGCCGGGGATTCCTCCCAACCTGGAGGACCCGAACATGCACGGCCTGCCGTTCATGGACGCCCTGCTGCCGGAGCAGTCGGCGGCGCTGATGCGCGGCGAGCCCGTGCAGGCGCTGCCTCGGGGCTTCACGCCCGTCCTCGCGCCCATGCTGGAGGCGCAGGGCGTCCAATCCGTGCTGCTCCTGCCGGTGCACGTGCACGGGCAGCTCTTCGGTGTCATCGGCTTCGACAACTGCCGGGAGGCGCGGCCCTGGGGCCCCATCGAGGTGAACCTGCTCTCGGGCGCGGCGGGCACGCTGTCGCTGGCGCTGGAGCAGCGCACGGACCAGGCGCTGCGCGTGCGCACGGAGACGACGCTCCGGCGCACCGAGGCGGGCGTGCACCTGCTCATCGAGGCCTTCCCGGACCCGGTGATGGTGCACGTGGGAGACGGGGTGTTGTTGTCGGTGAACCCCGCGCTGGTGCAGTACCTGGGCTACCGCGACGCCTCGGAGATGCTGGGCCGTCACGTGCTGGAGCTGGTGCGCGAGGAGGACCGGAGCGCGGCGCAGCTCTACCTGGGGCATGCCCTGGAGGGGAAGCGGGCGGCGCGCGCGGTGGAAGTGCCGCTGGTGCGTCGCGACGGGGAGACGGTGGTCGCGGACCTGGTGACGCTGGCCGTGGTGTTCGACGGAGCGCCCGCGTGGGTGACCATCGCGCGCGACTACACGGAGCGGAAGCGCACCCAAGCGCAGATGATGCTCGCCGACCGCATGGCCTCCATGGGCCTGCTGGCCGCGGGCATCGCGCACGAGCTGAACAACCCGCTCGCCTACGTGTTGTCCAACCTGGAGTACCTGCACTCGACGCTGGGCCCGCGCGCGCGGCCGCTGTCACCCGACGACATGGTGGAGTGCCGCCAGGTGCTGGACGACGCCCGCGAGGGCGCCGAGCGCATGCGGCAGATTGTCCGCCAGCTCCGTGTCTTCTCCCGCGTGGAGGAGACGCGCGAGGAGCCGGTGGACGTGCACCGCGTCCTGGACTCGGTGATTCAGATGGCGGCCAGCGAGGTGCGTCCTCGGGCGCGGCTGGTGAAGACCTACGGCACGGTGCCGCAGGTGCGCGGCAACGAGGGCAAGCTGTTCCAGGTGTTCCTCAACCTGGTCATCAACGCCGCGCACGCCATCGAGGAAGGGCAGTCGGAGACGAACGAGATTCGCATCACCACGCGGCCGGACGAGGGCTCGCGGGTGTTGGTGGAGGTGCGGGACACCGGAGGTGGCATTCCTCCGGAGCACCTGCGCCGCATCTTCGACCCGTTCTTCACCACCAAGTCCGCGGGGCTGGGAACGGGGCTGGGCCTGTCCATCTGCGACACCATCGTCACCGCGCTCGGCGGCCACATCTCCGTCGAGTCGTCGGTGGGCGTGGGCACCACGTTCCGCGTGGCCCTGAACGCCGCCTTCCCGCAGGGCGAAGTCGTGCGTCCAGGGCTCTGA
- a CDS encoding HEAT repeat domain-containing protein yields MRFALQGEWDVGIVSAKADAVLLRLQLRPTTFTLDVEGQGPLAPEAHQAMVAALALPFFATRDARGAVSLTHFEHGVDELARGLLRSVVASSQFVVDGAPPTQWSTEEQDTSGQYVARYERVEARRYRKHKEVYTAAATPEGLQPLKDSPRMSVSGGATFELTEDAWLQTLQVRERLMVDPGEGMPRVTNTTELSLRLLERRLEPTLVDAFAARAAFLDTSLLASFQGPAPDPLAHHRQVLGSRKLEDILEDLRALPTDEKARDEARTRALEQLRALLTLRPEEAARIPALLRAKDLSPLAASAMLGALSAASTPESLRALASATGDTALTTDVRMDAVSALGMADRPLREGVDTLRQLSRSEDPRLRGTATLALGNAALHLNGADARGSEALVQELENNYRAAKDAEARALLLRSLGNTRAPAALDTLTEALRSDAVRVREAALVALRGIPGPDADRLLAERLMNDPISEVRRGAVFACGFRPLEPLLLPMLGQALREDTSDGVRSDIVHLLGQHRGTTPGALALLRWAGQNERHPEIRRMAITYVETPTTPTPQPSSPRPIR; encoded by the coding sequence ATGCGCTTCGCACTCCAGGGGGAGTGGGACGTGGGCATCGTCTCCGCGAAGGCCGACGCCGTGCTGCTCCGCCTCCAGCTCAGGCCCACGACCTTCACCCTGGACGTCGAGGGCCAGGGGCCGCTCGCCCCCGAGGCCCACCAGGCCATGGTGGCCGCGCTCGCCCTGCCCTTCTTCGCGACGCGTGACGCGAGGGGCGCGGTGTCGCTCACCCACTTCGAGCACGGCGTGGATGAGCTGGCGCGAGGGCTGCTGCGCTCGGTGGTCGCGTCCTCGCAGTTCGTCGTGGATGGCGCTCCGCCGACGCAGTGGAGCACCGAGGAGCAGGACACCTCCGGCCAGTACGTGGCCCGGTACGAGCGCGTGGAGGCGCGCCGCTACCGGAAGCACAAGGAGGTCTACACCGCCGCGGCGACCCCCGAAGGACTCCAGCCGCTGAAGGACTCGCCACGCATGAGCGTCAGCGGCGGCGCCACCTTCGAGCTGACGGAGGACGCGTGGCTCCAGACGCTCCAGGTCCGCGAGCGGCTGATGGTGGACCCAGGCGAGGGCATGCCCCGGGTGACGAACACCACGGAGCTGTCGCTGCGCCTGCTCGAGCGGCGGCTCGAGCCCACGCTCGTGGACGCGTTCGCCGCGCGCGCCGCCTTCCTGGACACCTCCCTGCTGGCCAGCTTCCAGGGGCCCGCGCCCGACCCGCTGGCCCACCACCGGCAGGTGCTGGGCTCCCGCAAGCTGGAGGACATCCTCGAGGACCTGCGCGCGCTGCCCACCGACGAGAAGGCGCGGGACGAGGCGAGGACCCGCGCGCTGGAGCAGCTGCGCGCCCTGCTCACCCTGCGCCCCGAGGAGGCCGCGCGCATCCCCGCGCTGCTGCGCGCCAAGGACCTCTCTCCGCTGGCCGCCAGCGCCATGCTCGGCGCGCTCTCCGCCGCGAGCACGCCGGAGTCCCTCCGCGCGCTCGCCTCCGCCACCGGAGACACGGCGCTGACGACGGACGTGCGCATGGACGCGGTCTCCGCGCTGGGCATGGCGGACCGCCCCCTTCGTGAAGGCGTGGACACCCTGCGGCAGCTCTCCCGGAGCGAGGACCCTCGGTTGCGAGGCACGGCGACCTTGGCGCTGGGCAACGCGGCCCTGCACCTGAATGGCGCCGACGCGCGAGGCTCCGAGGCGCTGGTCCAGGAGCTGGAGAACAACTACCGCGCCGCGAAGGACGCGGAGGCGCGGGCCCTGCTGCTGCGCTCGCTGGGCAACACCCGCGCGCCGGCGGCGCTCGACACCCTCACGGAGGCGCTGCGCTCCGACGCGGTGCGCGTGCGCGAGGCCGCCCTGGTGGCGCTGCGCGGGATTCCCGGCCCGGACGCGGACCGGCTCCTCGCGGAGCGCCTGATGAACGACCCCATCTCCGAGGTGCGCCGAGGCGCCGTCTTCGCCTGCGGCTTCCGCCCGCTGGAGCCGCTGCTGCTGCCCATGCTGGGACAGGCTCTGCGCGAGGACACCTCCGACGGCGTGCGCTCCGACATCGTCCACCTGCTGGGCCAGCACCGAGGCACCACGCCCGGTGCCCTGGCGCTGCTGCGATGGGCGGGACAGAACGAGCGGCATCCCGAAATCCGTCGCATGGCCATCACCTACGTGGAAACCCCCACCACGCCCACGCCGCAGCCGTCGAGTCCTCGACCCATTCGCTGA
- a CDS encoding FG-GAP repeat domain-containing protein, with amino-acid sequence MPRFQVLLLSCCVGLACTSYTISPRTFGVARWQGFATEQRSLAAGGGQARGLHVADVDGDGLLDLVVVAAREQSVCVHHGEGEGVFASPKCLPAGITPMDVAVSDVNGDGHQDLLIVGHFSNAMTVRLGDGRGGFREGIPYSLGNHSQQVRVADLDGDGHLDAITKNAGSGGFFNITTLKGRGDGTFGTAVPHAVTGLPRDLMLADVSADGLPDVLVLNTNSFTVDILLSKKDGVLASIAPLRLSGSADDEPFRLAPADVNGDGNLDLVISHGLSTAGYLSVHLGDGRGGFLSSTSIRADEPGEVVVADFNRDGRGDVAHAGLSGGVYLLLGQEDGELGPPVRVASSPTPTSLVAEDLDEDGFPDLAWTTQDTVEVLLGSTVSGLP; translated from the coding sequence ATGCCCCGGTTCCAAGTCCTCTTGCTGAGCTGCTGTGTCGGGCTCGCGTGTACCTCGTACACGATTTCTCCGCGGACCTTCGGGGTCGCCCGATGGCAGGGCTTCGCCACGGAGCAGAGGTCCCTGGCGGCGGGCGGAGGACAAGCAAGAGGGCTGCATGTCGCGGACGTGGATGGGGATGGTCTGCTCGACCTGGTCGTGGTCGCCGCGCGCGAGCAGAGCGTCTGTGTCCATCACGGTGAAGGCGAGGGTGTCTTCGCGTCACCGAAGTGTCTGCCGGCGGGCATCACGCCCATGGACGTGGCCGTCAGCGACGTGAATGGAGATGGGCATCAGGACCTGCTCATCGTGGGGCATTTCTCCAACGCGATGACGGTCCGCCTGGGCGACGGGCGTGGTGGCTTCCGGGAGGGCATCCCCTATTCGCTCGGCAATCACTCGCAGCAGGTGCGGGTGGCGGACCTGGATGGGGACGGACACCTGGACGCCATCACGAAGAACGCGGGCTCGGGGGGCTTCTTCAACATCACCACGCTGAAGGGCAGGGGGGACGGCACCTTCGGCACGGCGGTGCCTCATGCCGTCACGGGCCTGCCTCGGGACTTGATGCTCGCGGACGTGAGCGCGGATGGGCTCCCGGATGTGCTGGTGCTCAACACGAACAGCTTCACCGTGGACATCCTGCTGTCGAAGAAGGACGGCGTGCTGGCGTCCATTGCGCCGCTGCGGCTGTCGGGCTCCGCGGACGACGAGCCCTTCCGGCTGGCCCCCGCGGATGTGAATGGCGATGGGAACCTGGACCTCGTCATCTCCCACGGCCTCTCCACCGCGGGCTACTTGTCCGTGCACCTGGGGGATGGGCGGGGAGGCTTCCTCTCCAGCACGTCCATCCGCGCCGACGAGCCGGGCGAGGTGGTGGTCGCGGACTTCAACCGGGATGGGCGGGGCGACGTGGCGCACGCGGGGCTGTCGGGCGGCGTGTACCTGTTGCTGGGGCAGGAGGACGGGGAGCTGGGGCCGCCGGTGCGTGTGGCCTCGTCGCCGACGCCCACGTCGCTGGTGGCCGAGGACCTGGACGAGGACGGCTTCCCGGACCTGGCGTGGACGACGCAGGACACGGTGGAGGTGCTGTTGGGCTCCACCGTGAGCGGGCTGCCGTAG
- a CDS encoding SRPBCC family protein, translated as MSNENAKVVVERTYRAGIEDIWSLWTTKEGFESWWGPQGFRADVRTIDARTGGTLEYEMVADTPEMVAAMKEMGRPPSHATHSRFTEVTPYSRLILTNLIDFIPGVATYKSNIVVDFIPQGERVRMVVTMDPMHTAEFTRMQEEGFTSQLTKLDSRFGAH; from the coding sequence ATGAGCAACGAGAACGCGAAGGTCGTCGTCGAGCGCACCTACCGGGCTGGAATCGAAGACATCTGGTCGCTCTGGACCACGAAGGAGGGCTTCGAGTCGTGGTGGGGGCCGCAGGGCTTCCGCGCGGACGTGCGGACAATCGACGCGCGCACCGGCGGCACGCTCGAGTACGAGATGGTCGCCGACACGCCGGAGATGGTTGCCGCGATGAAGGAGATGGGACGGCCGCCCTCCCATGCGACCCACTCCCGCTTCACCGAGGTGACGCCCTACTCCCGGCTCATCCTCACCAACCTCATCGACTTCATCCCCGGCGTCGCCACCTACAAGAGCAACATCGTCGTGGACTTCATCCCCCAGGGCGAACGCGTCCGCATGGTCGTCACCATGGACCCCATGCACACCGCGGAGTTCACCCGGATGCAGGAGGAAGGCTTCACCAGCCAGCTCACGAAGCTCGACTCACGCTTCGGCGCTCACTGA
- a CDS encoding ArsR/SmtB family transcription factor: protein MDMQLDVFQVLADPTRRLIVETLLQGEQQVSDVVEKAGIHQSGVSRHLRILSESGFVTMRPEGQRRLYALKSEPFQELEGWLGPYKQLWEERLDRFGAALKKRQEKKGPRT from the coding sequence ATGGACATGCAATTGGACGTCTTCCAGGTGCTCGCCGACCCGACGCGACGCCTCATCGTCGAGACGCTGCTCCAGGGCGAGCAGCAGGTCAGTGACGTCGTCGAGAAGGCCGGCATCCATCAGTCCGGCGTCTCGCGGCATCTGCGCATCCTCTCGGAGTCGGGCTTCGTCACGATGCGACCGGAGGGGCAGCGCCGCCTCTACGCGCTGAAGTCGGAGCCGTTCCAGGAGCTGGAAGGGTGGCTCGGCCCCTACAAGCAATTGTGGGAGGAGCGGCTGGACCGCTTCGGGGCCGCGCTGAAGAAGCGACAAGAGAAGAAAGGACCACGGACATGA
- a CDS encoding ankyrin repeat domain-containing protein, with translation MAETQQPTIHEAAAAGDLQGLTQALQRGEGIDAPRDGGVTPLMAAAFNGQTAAVQHLISHQASLDVQSVAGWTALLYAAKRGHAETLRALLKAGANPHLTAKEGETAIIEAAFSRHEDALMVLLQAGVTSGKPTSIGLTDLIVCADSGFLPAVRLLVERQASVNDANVYGETALIRASLRGHTAIVAFLLRHGADRSLKDTFDKTAKDWAVEKEFPHVAALFDANDAALDAAIASGASSAGPTSTKSAAREVDFTDFASWTQGYLYGFAGYAPMKHSSDAAAFVELIQRITQRPVITIGASLHPYQLLRPEGLSIWSYTLLRMHSQQQAALLEVGNGRASVHTVPPADAFPMSQWSDKRLFTDVNPVFGQYVPFVIPYLVPKEDGPPYWEKRMAAEVAAHGHATPYLESINEALRFLLPHPAFVVGIDAFDEKNPHAVVQNFVDVAEKLLKATIRQG, from the coding sequence ATGGCAGAGACGCAGCAACCGACGATTCATGAAGCAGCAGCCGCGGGCGACTTGCAGGGCCTGACGCAGGCCCTCCAGCGCGGTGAGGGCATCGATGCGCCACGTGACGGGGGTGTCACGCCGCTGATGGCCGCCGCGTTCAACGGGCAGACCGCCGCCGTCCAGCATCTCATCTCCCACCAGGCCTCGCTGGACGTGCAGAGCGTCGCCGGATGGACGGCCCTGCTGTACGCCGCGAAGCGCGGCCACGCGGAGACCCTCCGCGCGCTGCTCAAGGCCGGAGCCAACCCGCACCTCACCGCGAAGGAAGGCGAGACGGCCATCATCGAGGCGGCGTTCAGCCGCCACGAAGACGCGCTCATGGTGCTGCTCCAGGCGGGCGTCACGTCCGGCAAGCCCACCTCCATCGGCCTCACGGACCTCATCGTCTGCGCCGACAGCGGCTTCCTCCCCGCCGTCCGGCTCCTGGTGGAGCGGCAGGCGTCCGTGAACGACGCCAACGTCTATGGCGAGACGGCGCTCATCCGCGCGAGCCTGCGTGGACACACCGCCATCGTGGCCTTCCTGCTCCGGCACGGCGCGGACCGCTCCCTCAAGGACACGTTCGACAAGACCGCCAAGGACTGGGCCGTGGAGAAGGAGTTCCCCCACGTCGCCGCGCTGTTCGACGCCAACGACGCCGCGCTGGATGCGGCAATCGCCAGTGGCGCGTCCTCGGCTGGACCGACGAGCACGAAGTCCGCGGCGCGCGAGGTCGACTTCACCGACTTCGCCTCCTGGACGCAGGGCTACCTCTATGGCTTCGCGGGCTATGCCCCGATGAAGCACTCCAGCGATGCCGCCGCGTTCGTGGAGCTCATCCAGCGCATCACGCAGCGCCCCGTCATCACCATCGGCGCGTCGCTCCACCCCTACCAACTCCTCCGCCCCGAGGGCCTCTCCATCTGGAGCTACACCCTGCTGCGCATGCACTCGCAGCAGCAGGCGGCCCTCCTGGAGGTCGGCAACGGCCGGGCCTCGGTGCACACCGTCCCGCCGGCGGACGCGTTCCCGATGAGCCAGTGGTCCGACAAGCGGCTGTTCACGGACGTCAACCCCGTCTTCGGCCAGTACGTCCCCTTCGTCATCCCGTACCTCGTCCCCAAGGAAGACGGGCCGCCCTACTGGGAGAAGCGGATGGCCGCGGAGGTGGCGGCCCACGGCCACGCCACGCCGTACCTCGAGTCCATCAACGAGGCCCTGCGGTTCCTGCTGCCCCATCCCGCCTTCGTGGTGGGCATTGACGCCTTCGACGAGAAGAACCCCCACGCCGTCGTCCAGAACTTCGTCGACGTCGCCGAGAAGCTCCTGAAGGCCACCATCCGCCAGGGCTGA